The following nucleotide sequence is from Aneurinibacillus soli.
GACGTTTATCAAGCGAGAGTTTGATAATGCTTGGCAGGCAATTGGCGATGAAGATGAAACTGGATTTACAGCCAAGGCGACCTGGTTTACTGAAGTGTACGAAAAGCCAGCTGCCTAGACAAATAAAAACGGCGTAGATGGGGATGCGATCAGCATCTCCTTTTTTAACATAAAGGAGGAATTGATATGGAAATCACATTGCGTATAAATGGTGAGACAAAGACATTCTCGACAGGATTTATTTCAGGGCGTATGTTTCGGCGTGCTATTGCGATAGAAAAGTTAATGAAAAGTGGAATCGTAACAGAAGAAAGTTTGGATGAAATCATTGACTATGTTGTAGGAGTTTTTGATGGGAAATTTAGTAGAGACGAATTTTACGATGGGGTTGAAGCGGATAAGCTTCTTCCGACTGTTTTGGAAACGATTAATCAGGTAGTCGGGAAAGTGAGCAAGGTTACAGGTACAGGTGTGGACCCAAACTCCCCGATGAAGGGATAACCCCTTCCGACTTTATTAAAGAATTGTATCTTAATCTCATGAATCAGGGATGGACCATGTGCGATATCGACAACATGGACATCCTTTTTTACTTTGAACTGCTGTTCTATAAGCGGAAAGAGAAAGAAGAACCGATGGGCTACATTGATCAGGTGATATAGAGAGGGGGTGAAGGAATGTCAGATTTCGGGGATATTATCGTTCGGTTTGGATTAGATAGCGACCAGTTTACACGCGGTATTTCACAGTTGAACAGACAAATGAAGCTAGTTCAGAGCGAGTTTCAAGCGGCGAGCTCTCGATTAGATATCTTCGGGAATACAACCGAACAGCTTCGGCTAAAAGCCAGCATGTTGTCGCAACAAATTGACGTGCAGCGACAAAAGATGGATACGCATAAGAATGCCGTGCAGGATTCGGTTGCCAAGCTGGAACGTCATGCCCAGGCTACAGCGGAAGTAAAGACGAGGCTAGATCAAGCAAAGGCAGCTTATGAAGCGAGTACGGCATCAGTCGGGCGCAATGCAGCGGAAACGCAACGTTTGGAACAAGAGGTCAAACAGCTTGAGCAACAGTACCGACAGAGCGTGCAGGCTGTCGAAAATGCCAATCAGAAGCTGGAGAACAACAAGATCAAGGCAAACCAAGCAGAAGCTGCATTGAACCGAATGGAAAACGAGCTCAAACAGGTGAATGAAGAGGCGAAGAAAAGTGCCTCGGTTTTCAATCGGATGAGCGAACAATTACAGCATGTTGGTCAGCGTATGCAAAGTGTAGGTTCAGAGATTGCCCAGCCGTTCGCAATAGCGGCTACAGCGATTAGCGGAGCCATCGGGCTTGCGGTGAAAAAATCGATGGACTTCGGAGCGGAGATGTCGCGTGTCGGGGCGATTGCAGATGCTTCTGGAAGTGATCTGGAAAGGTTGAAACAGAAGGCGCTCGAACTTGGTGCCAGCACGTCGAAATCAGCGACAGAAGTGGCACAAGGCATGGAAATGATGGCGACGAAAGGATATAACACGAATCAAATCATCGCGGCTATGCCGGGTGTTATCGCGGCAGCTGAAGCATCTGGTGAAGATATGGCACTCGTAGCGGACACGGTCTCGTCGGCTCTTAATGCATTTGGTTTGGAAGCCTCTAAATCTACGCATGTGGCAGATGTGCTGGCGATGGCGGCCAATAAGACAGCTGCTGGTGTCGAAGATATGCAGTACACATTCAAGTATGCCGCACCAGTAGCGAAGACGCTAGGAATGTCGCTTGAAGAACTAGCAGCATCTGCGGGGATTATGAGTAATGCTGGGATTAAAGGAGAAACGGCAGGTACAACATTGCGCGGAGCTTTGCTCAATCTGGTAGACCCGTCTAAAGAAGTATCGAAGGTTATGGATGGATTGAATTTAAAAGTGACTGATTCAAAAGGGAATATGCTTCCATTCGTAAGCATTATCGAACAGTTAAAAACAAAAACACAAGGGATGGGCAATGCACAGCGTGATGCTGCACTTGCAACGTTATTTGGAAAAGAAGCTGTATCCGGAATGATTGCGCTCATCGAGGCAGGATCTGCTAAGATTCAAGAACTTACCCGATCACTCGAAAATTCTGGCGGAGCATCTAAAGAAGCTGCTGATAAGATGAAAGATAACTTGGCGGGTGCCCTTCAAGAGTTACAGGGAGCATTTGAAACGGCGCAAATTAGTATCGGAGATGCGCTTGCCCCGGCAGTTCGCGTTGTAGCAGAG
It contains:
- the gpG gene encoding phage tail assembly chaperone G, whose protein sequence is MEITLRINGETKTFSTGFISGRMFRRAIAIEKLMKSGIVTEESLDEIIDYVVGVFDGKFSRDEFYDGVEADKLLPTVLETINQVVGKVSKVTGTGVDPNSPMKG